In one window of Halorubrum sp. BV1 DNA:
- a CDS encoding Cdc6/Cdc18 family protein, with the protein MYYFHPGRLAYKSPNRERRVVIQNARVLKEDWVPQELHHREGHLQHLSAQLKPLAHGLGAETVMITGSSGTGKTTIANYIVRQLDQEVLGIRWGYVNCISETSMSAMIYSLVRDAGRANDLRKKGTPTSTMFDRLRDLDEHFVGIVDEVDVLDDEQTIQALWEIPNVTLVLICVDEDDFFADLDSRVASRIRGATKVVLERYHHDELVDILWSRIDAALATGVVEEEAVETIADIAAGDARHAITLLRRSVRDAVKHGDETLTVENVQPVREEAREEIHERHVDTLGTHQRHLYQIIKEAGEIRASELHRRYEQRVADPRAKSTRRKYLQSLEHYELIEAVGSTRDRRYRYSEP; encoded by the coding sequence ATGTACTACTTTCACCCCGGACGGCTCGCTTACAAGTCACCGAATCGAGAACGCCGAGTCGTGATCCAAAACGCCCGTGTTCTTAAGGAAGATTGGGTCCCGCAGGAACTCCACCACCGAGAGGGACACCTCCAGCATCTCTCTGCTCAGTTGAAGCCCCTCGCGCACGGCCTCGGCGCGGAGACCGTGATGATCACCGGCTCCAGTGGCACCGGAAAGACAACAATCGCGAACTACATCGTCCGCCAACTGGACCAGGAGGTCCTCGGTATTCGCTGGGGCTATGTCAACTGCATCTCCGAAACGTCGATGTCCGCGATGATATACTCGCTCGTTCGCGACGCCGGCCGCGCGAACGACCTCCGGAAGAAGGGTACGCCGACCTCGACGATGTTCGACCGACTCCGCGACTTGGACGAGCACTTCGTCGGGATCGTCGACGAGGTCGACGTCCTCGACGACGAACAGACCATTCAGGCGCTCTGGGAGATCCCGAACGTGACCCTCGTTCTCATCTGCGTCGACGAGGACGACTTCTTCGCCGACCTAGACTCGCGCGTCGCCTCTCGAATTCGGGGCGCGACGAAAGTCGTCCTAGAGCGATACCACCACGACGAACTCGTGGACATCCTCTGGAGTCGGATCGACGCCGCCCTCGCGACGGGCGTCGTCGAGGAGGAGGCCGTCGAGACGATCGCGGACATCGCCGCCGGCGACGCCCGCCACGCGATCACGCTGCTCCGGCGGTCGGTCCGCGACGCCGTCAAGCACGGCGACGAGACGCTCACCGTCGAGAACGTGCAGCCGGTCCGCGAGGAGGCTCGCGAGGAGATCCACGAGCGCCACGTCGACACGCTCGGGACGCACCAGCGACACCTCTACCAGATCATCAAGGAGGCGGGAGAGATACGCGCCTCGGAGCTTCACCGGCGGTACGAACAGCGGGTCGCCGACCCCCGCGCAAAGAGCACGCGGCGGAAGTACCTCCAGTCGCTGGAGCACTACGAGCTGATCGAGGCGGTCGGCTCGACTCGTGATCGGCGGTATCGATACAGCGAACCTTGA
- a CDS encoding site-specific integrase, producing the protein MNLRPHDEQDGKKVWLSESEVSKLEAIASDTEQTIAFGLGARSGLRSKEILDVAPQDVVETDAGWVVRVWEGKGDKFRETPIPSDLAMRIETIGDMRDAAGDEPVLSIESTRSLRRWLQDAREQLADQEDERGWEFLSTHDLRRTWASSLADAEVDPLLVLDWGGWEDLETFLDHYNGTYSPAAQRRARQKVEWL; encoded by the coding sequence ATGAACCTACGACCTCACGACGAGCAGGACGGGAAGAAGGTGTGGCTCTCCGAGAGCGAGGTCTCGAAACTCGAAGCCATCGCGAGCGACACCGAGCAGACGATCGCGTTCGGCCTCGGCGCGCGCTCCGGCTTGCGCTCGAAGGAGATCCTCGACGTCGCCCCGCAGGATGTCGTCGAGACGGACGCCGGCTGGGTGGTCCGGGTCTGGGAGGGGAAGGGCGACAAGTTCCGCGAGACGCCGATCCCGAGCGATCTCGCGATGCGGATCGAAACGATCGGCGACATGCGCGACGCCGCAGGTGACGAGCCGGTGCTCTCAATCGAGTCGACGCGCTCACTCCGTCGGTGGCTCCAGGACGCCCGCGAGCAGCTCGCCGACCAGGAGGACGAGCGCGGGTGGGAGTTCCTCAGTACGCACGACCTCCGGCGAACGTGGGCGAGTTCGCTCGCGGATGCGGAGGTGGACCCGCTGCTCGTCCTCGACTGGGGCGGTTGGGAAGACCTAGAGACGTTCCTCGATCACTACAACGGGACGTACTCGCCGGCGGCACAGCGCCGAGCGCGGCAGAAGGTGGAGTGGCTCTAG
- a CDS encoding ATP-binding protein: protein MGFITFDDSHTTMPVELNTTAEQRAKEAEDIDEFSSLNLKGLKLEVEKLLDLIGSNGVFDEYTKHDIDHINGMLENLEWIIPEETQEKMTATDWLMTVLSIYFHDLGLLVTREEFEDRGESNFESFKEKTLYEGDEGEDYRKRIEGIGSDQQERFLYQEFVRSNHAQRIRDWINGEIDDDMGGSEQVVEEIEQLLYDLPKPFRRDLAKVCESHHLNDLDDLEKYQVSCPYGQSDEAAANLQYCAILLRSSDLLHITSDRAPSIMFRVINPDDPKGQEEWAKQEAVTSIRPKPQSLIDEDSNDEDHPSVIEVRAYFENERGFFALVDYLDYAEEQLKQCNEWVQEAKSRYPREFDFYWKSIDDTNIETEGFERETFEFDIDQRNILNLLTGHTLYNDTDVAIREIVQNSIDAIRVKKEKSGTDYDGKVEIHWNQNDGRLRIEDNGTGMTQEIIEEHLLTVGSSRYQTQRFKDDFPDFHPISEFGIGILSAFMIANEVNIYTGHEADEPPRQISFRSVHGRYLIRHLSEDDPEYESVTPHGTIVDLRMRPSADVQDIKEICDKWFLCPPCSIKLYNNDDEWKIGYDSLKQAMQNYIDDNMEALPLTSKSDEIKVKEINYNDMTVCYAVKKSDHFRDWKFVKGPDAGGIRRRTRSGSNEDLDIDPLGTAIEGIRVTAETPGYQGKPFLSMANLTGSHRPRTNVARTDLESGENYEETLSDIYQSYLDHVEEEVEALYKERSFSIAWAVEAAQFIIRPLRKRTINNSEILDKEMKNVPIILVERENERIPMTLSDLESSGKFWTVDSPLLRRADRLFRDMPTSKSYQDLVDRLELPLTDIPDGMVVCNINSPRFPDQVWEGREPESIEVIKEEKRIDINWCKIDKNPSWIKFPKSSQRPSQAGTNVRLLVQRDEIEVDGLDDEAGLITADKLLVFSYSDLCGVLVDIHRKADTEKDSHVKLLRIIDHIVKQTLTNESEIVDTADLRRRIEEDLSYEEQKLIDMIDLDVLSRTLQSSQAAFDPSVWFSHFEEEN from the coding sequence ATGGGATTTATTACATTTGATGACAGCCACACAACAATGCCGGTGGAGCTAAACACGACGGCTGAACAGAGGGCAAAAGAGGCAGAAGATATTGATGAATTCAGTTCCCTAAATCTCAAAGGACTAAAATTAGAAGTCGAGAAGTTGCTTGATCTCATTGGTTCTAATGGAGTATTTGACGAATATACTAAACATGATATAGACCATATTAATGGAATGTTAGAGAACCTAGAGTGGATCATTCCAGAAGAAACTCAAGAGAAAATGACTGCAACTGATTGGCTTATGACTGTTTTATCAATATACTTTCATGACCTCGGCTTACTAGTTACTAGAGAAGAATTTGAAGACCGAGGAGAGTCAAATTTTGAATCGTTCAAAGAGAAAACGCTGTATGAAGGAGATGAGGGTGAGGATTACAGAAAACGCATAGAAGGAATCGGTTCGGACCAGCAGGAGCGGTTCCTCTATCAAGAGTTTGTACGATCCAACCATGCTCAACGAATCCGTGATTGGATAAATGGTGAGATTGATGATGATATGGGTGGATCTGAGCAAGTTGTTGAAGAAATTGAACAACTTTTGTATGATCTCCCCAAACCATTTCGGAGAGACTTGGCTAAAGTTTGTGAAAGCCATCATCTGAATGACTTGGACGATTTGGAAAAGTACCAAGTATCTTGCCCTTACGGTCAGTCCGATGAAGCTGCTGCTAATTTACAATACTGTGCAATCCTTCTCAGGTCATCTGATCTATTACATATAACGTCAGATAGAGCGCCTTCAATCATGTTCAGGGTGATCAATCCAGATGATCCGAAAGGTCAGGAAGAATGGGCAAAACAAGAGGCAGTAACAAGCATACGGCCGAAACCTCAGTCATTAATAGATGAAGATTCCAATGACGAAGACCACCCATCTGTTATCGAAGTCCGTGCGTACTTCGAAAATGAACGGGGGTTTTTTGCTCTCGTCGATTATCTCGATTATGCTGAAGAACAGCTCAAGCAGTGTAACGAATGGGTTCAAGAGGCAAAGAGTAGATACCCCAGAGAGTTTGATTTCTATTGGAAGAGTATTGACGATACCAATATTGAAACTGAAGGGTTTGAGAGAGAAACATTCGAATTTGATATTGATCAGCGAAATATCCTAAACCTTCTAACAGGACATACATTATATAATGATACAGATGTAGCTATACGAGAAATTGTACAAAACAGTATTGACGCTATAAGGGTTAAAAAAGAAAAGTCAGGAACTGACTACGATGGAAAAGTGGAAATCCACTGGAATCAAAACGACGGAAGACTGAGAATTGAGGATAATGGTACTGGGATGACTCAGGAGATTATTGAGGAGCACCTTTTAACAGTCGGCTCATCCCGCTATCAAACACAACGCTTCAAGGATGATTTTCCTGATTTTCATCCAATCAGTGAATTCGGCATCGGCATCCTATCGGCGTTCATGATTGCAAATGAAGTGAACATATACACTGGTCATGAGGCAGATGAACCTCCGCGACAAATATCATTCCGCTCTGTACACGGCCGATACCTAATTAGACACCTGAGTGAAGATGACCCGGAATACGAGAGTGTCACTCCGCATGGAACTATTGTTGATCTTAGGATGAGACCTTCCGCAGATGTCCAAGATATAAAAGAGATTTGTGATAAGTGGTTCCTCTGTCCACCCTGTTCGATTAAATTATATAATAATGATGATGAATGGAAGATAGGATATGATTCTCTAAAACAAGCTATGCAAAACTACATCGACGATAATATGGAAGCATTACCGCTTACGTCCAAATCTGATGAAATAAAAGTAAAAGAAATCAATTACAATGACATGACTGTTTGCTACGCTGTTAAAAAATCAGACCATTTTCGAGATTGGAAATTTGTTAAGGGACCAGATGCAGGGGGGATCAGACGAAGAACGCGGAGTGGAAGTAATGAAGATCTTGATATAGACCCACTTGGAACCGCCATCGAAGGAATTCGAGTTACTGCCGAGACACCTGGATATCAAGGTAAACCATTTCTATCGATGGCTAATCTAACCGGCTCGCACCGACCACGAACCAACGTAGCGAGGACAGATTTAGAATCTGGGGAAAATTATGAAGAAACACTATCTGACATCTATCAGTCCTACCTTGATCATGTTGAGGAGGAGGTGGAAGCTCTTTATAAAGAACGTTCTTTCTCAATAGCTTGGGCAGTAGAGGCTGCTCAATTTATAATCCGTCCTCTTCGAAAAAGAACAATAAATAATTCAGAAATATTAGATAAAGAGATGAAGAATGTCCCGATAATACTAGTCGAAAGAGAAAACGAACGAATCCCAATGACTCTCTCAGATTTAGAATCTTCTGGTAAATTTTGGACTGTTGATTCACCACTACTCCGTCGAGCTGATCGGTTATTTAGAGATATGCCAACTAGCAAATCTTATCAGGATTTGGTGGACAGACTGGAACTTCCTCTTACAGACATTCCTGACGGGATGGTTGTTTGTAATATAAATTCTCCGAGATTCCCGGATCAGGTCTGGGAGGGTAGAGAGCCAGAATCGATAGAGGTAATTAAAGAAGAGAAAAGGATCGACATCAATTGGTGCAAGATTGATAAAAATCCAAGCTGGATTAAGTTTCCCAAATCCTCACAACGTCCGTCTCAAGCTGGCACTAACGTTAGATTGCTTGTTCAACGCGACGAAATTGAAGTTGACGGCTTAGATGACGAGGCTGGATTGATTACAGCGGATAAGTTACTCGTTTTCAGCTATTCTGATCTCTGTGGCGTATTGGTTGACATTCACAGAAAAGCAGACACAGAGAAGGACAGTCATGTTAAATTATTACGTATTATTGACCATATAGTGAAACAAACTCTTACAAATGAAAGTGAAATTGTGGATACTGCTGATCTAAGGAGACGTATTGAAGAGGATCTATCATATGAAGAGCAAAAGCTGATAGATATGATTGACTTGGATGTTCTGAGTCGAACCCTACAATCAAGTCAAGCAGCTTTCGATCCTAGTGTTTGGTTCAGTCATTTTGAGGAAGAGAACTAA
- a CDS encoding CAP domain-containing protein — protein MWLSDGFWFIVSIPMWILANIIGFLKFTYHYPASGLWKLTKIGFVVVSLTVVAGFAGIGPIDSPNEQLVSPAESAASNLTESSEIDETETEELVRNGINDARAERNLVALATKSSLSRQSSSHSEHMAERGELAHDLPGSTSGERLNDAGCVSGGENVAQTWVYENIATEDGSKYLNSEEELADSLVEQWMNSPGHRDNILSNDWTITGVGIEITEENKVYATQMFCV, from the coding sequence ATGTGGCTGTCTGATGGGTTTTGGTTTATCGTTTCAATTCCGATGTGGATACTTGCGAACATAATCGGCTTCCTGAAGTTCACATACCACTATCCCGCATCTGGGTTGTGGAAATTGACAAAAATTGGGTTCGTGGTTGTTTCGCTGACTGTCGTTGCGGGATTTGCTGGCATCGGCCCTATCGATTCGCCGAATGAGCAACTGGTCTCACCGGCGGAGAGTGCCGCATCTAATTTAACGGAGTCGAGTGAAATTGACGAGACGGAAACTGAGGAACTGGTTCGAAACGGAATCAACGATGCCCGAGCTGAACGGAATCTAGTAGCTCTCGCGACAAAGAGTTCCCTATCCAGACAGTCCAGTTCTCACAGCGAGCATATGGCCGAGCGTGGAGAACTCGCTCACGATCTCCCGGGATCGACATCTGGCGAGCGGCTGAATGATGCGGGGTGTGTTTCTGGTGGGGAGAATGTCGCACAAACCTGGGTGTATGAAAACATAGCCACGGAAGATGGGAGCAAATATTTGAACAGTGAGGAAGAGCTTGCAGATTCGTTAGTTGAACAGTGGATGAACTCACCGGGACATCGAGACAATATTCTCAGCAATGATTGGACAATCACGGGTGTTGGGATCGAGATAACAGAGGAGAACAAAGTATACGCAACGCAGATGTTCTGTGTATGA